Proteins co-encoded in one Chrysemys picta bellii isolate R12L10 chromosome 13, ASM1138683v2, whole genome shotgun sequence genomic window:
- the YTHDF1 gene encoding YTH domain-containing family protein 1 isoform X3, producing the protein MTDPYLSNYYPPSIGFPYSLNEAPWSTGGDPPIPYLTTYGQLSNGDHHFMHDAVFGQPGGLGNNIYQHRFNFFPENPAFSAWGTSGSQGQQTQSSAYGSSYSYPPSSLGGTIVDGQTGFHNDTLNKAPGMNSIEQGMVGLKIGGDVTTSAVKTVGSVVNNAGMTGALPGNGGSSVNLPVSKPTSWAAIASKPAKPQPKMKTKTGPVIGGALPPPPIKHNMDIGTWDNKGPVAKVPAPQQIPSPQSVPQQQMVQPIPAQPPPLTQPQYQSPQQPPQNRWVAPRNRNAAFGQSGGTGNDSNSTGSTQPNSVPSGESHPVLEKLKAAHSYNPKDFEWNLKNGRVFIIKSYSEDDIHRSIKYSIWCSTEHGNKRLDSAFRSMNSKGPVYLLFSVNGSGHFCGVAEMKSPVDYGTSAGVWSQDKWKGKFDVKWIFVKDVPNNQLRHIRLENNDNKPVTNSRDTQEVPLEKAKQVLKIIATYKHTTSIFDDFSHYEKRQEEEEVVRKERQNRNKQ; encoded by the coding sequence ATGACTGATCCCTATTTGTCCAATTATTATCCACCATCTATTGGGTTTCCCTATTCTCTCAATGAAGCACCATGGTCTACTGGAGGAGATCCTCCTATCCCATACCTCACCACCTATGGACAGCTCAGTAATGGAGACCATCATTTTATGCATGATGCTGTTTTTGGACAGCCTGGGGGTCTGGGAAATAACATCTACCAACACAGATTTAATTTTTTCCCTGAAAATCCTGCTTTCTCAGCTTGGGGAACAAGTGGATCCCAAGGACAGCAGACTCAAAGTTCAGCTTATGGGAGCAGTTACAGCTACCCACCTAGTTCACTGGGTGGTACGATTGTGGATGGACAAACAGGATTTCATAATGATACTTTGAATAAAGCACCTGGCATGAATAGTATTGAACAGGGAATGGTTGGACTTAAGATTGGTGGAGATGTAACAACTTCTGCTGTGAAAACAGTAGGTTCTGTTGTCAACAATGCCGGAATGACAGGTGCTCTTCCTGGGAATGGTGGATCCAGTGTAAACTTGCCAGTATCTAAACCAACCTCTTGGGCTGCTATTGCCAGCAAGCCTGCAAAACCACAACCTAAAATGAAAACGAAAACTGGGCCGGTAATTGGAGGAGCTTTACCTCCACCACCTATAAAACACAATATGGACATAGGTACTTGGGATAATAAGGGTCCTGTGGCAAAAgttcctgctccccagcagatCCCATCTCCTCAGTCTGTCCCACAGCAACAAATGGTTCAGCCTATTCCAGCTCAACCACCTCCCTTGACCCAGCCACAGTATCAAAGTCCTCAGCAACCACCCCAAAACCGCTGGGTGGCTCCCCGCAACAGAAATGCAGCTTTTGGCCAAAGTGGAGGAACTGGTAATGATAGCAACTCAACTGGCAGTACCCAGCCTAACTCTGTCCCAAGTGGCGAATCCCATCCCGTTCTTGAAAAACTGAAAGCTGCTCATAGCTATAACCCGAAAGATTTTGAATGGAATCTTAAAAATGGACGTGTGTTCATAATAAAGAGCTATTCTGAGGATGATATTCATCGTTCCATTAAATATTCTATTTGGTGTAGCACAGAACATGGCAACAAACGCTTGGACAGCGCTTTCCGATCCATGAATAGTAAGGGCCCGGTCTACTTACTATTCAGTGTTAATGGTAGTGGACATTTCTGTGGAGTAGCAGAAATGAAATCACCTGTGGACTATGGCACTAGTGCTGGCGTCTGGTCTCAGGACAAATGGAAGGGGAAATTTGATGTCAAATGGATCTTTGTGAAGGACGTGCCCAACAACCAGCTCCGACACATCAGGCTGGAGAACAATGACAACAAACCCGTTACAAACTCCCGTGACACACAGGAGGTGCCCTTAGAAAAAGCAAAACAAGTGCTTAAAATTATTGCTACTTACAAGCACACAACCTCCATCTTTGATGACTTTTCCCATTATGAAAAGCGccaagaagaggaggaggtggtgcgGAAG
- the YTHDF1 gene encoding YTH domain-containing family protein 1 isoform X2: MGSEESGRNQESIEHLNNSYPSMTDPYLSNYYPPSIGFPYSLNEAPWSTGGDPPIPYLTTYGQLSNGDHHFMHDAVFGQPGGLGNNIYQHRFNFFPENPAFSAWGTSGSQGQQTQSSAYGSSYSYPPSSLGGTIVDGQTGFHNDTLNKAPGMNSIEQGMVGLKIGGDVTTSAVKTVGSVVNNAGMTGALPGNGGSSVNLPVSKPTSWAAIASKPAKPQPKMKTKTGPVIGGALPPPPIKHNMDIGTWDNKGPVAKVPAPQQIPSPQSVPQQQMVQPIPAQPPPLTQPQYQSPQQPPQNRWVAPRNRNAAFGQSGGTGNDSNSTGSTQPNSVPSGESHPVLEKLKAAHSYNPKDFEWNLKNGRVFIIKSYSEDDIHRSIKYSIWCSTEHGNKRLDSAFRSMNSKGPVYLLFSVNGSGHFCGVAEMKSPVDYGTSAGVWSQDKWKGKFDVKWIFVKDVPNNQLRHIRLENNDNKPVTNSRDTQEVPLEKAKQVLKIIATYKHTTSIFDDFSHYEKRQEEEEVVRKERQNRNKQ; the protein is encoded by the exons ATGGGGAGCGAAGAAAGTGGAAGAAACCAAGAGTCAATTGAACACTTG AATAATAGCTATCCATCAATGACTGATCCCTATTTGTCCAATTATTATCCACCATCTATTGGGTTTCCCTATTCTCTCAATGAAGCACCATGGTCTACTGGAGGAGATCCTCCTATCCCATACCTCACCACCTATGGACAGCTCAGTAATGGAGACCATCATTTTATGCATGATGCTGTTTTTGGACAGCCTGGGGGTCTGGGAAATAACATCTACCAACACAGATTTAATTTTTTCCCTGAAAATCCTGCTTTCTCAGCTTGGGGAACAAGTGGATCCCAAGGACAGCAGACTCAAAGTTCAGCTTATGGGAGCAGTTACAGCTACCCACCTAGTTCACTGGGTGGTACGATTGTGGATGGACAAACAGGATTTCATAATGATACTTTGAATAAAGCACCTGGCATGAATAGTATTGAACAGGGAATGGTTGGACTTAAGATTGGTGGAGATGTAACAACTTCTGCTGTGAAAACAGTAGGTTCTGTTGTCAACAATGCCGGAATGACAGGTGCTCTTCCTGGGAATGGTGGATCCAGTGTAAACTTGCCAGTATCTAAACCAACCTCTTGGGCTGCTATTGCCAGCAAGCCTGCAAAACCACAACCTAAAATGAAAACGAAAACTGGGCCGGTAATTGGAGGAGCTTTACCTCCACCACCTATAAAACACAATATGGACATAGGTACTTGGGATAATAAGGGTCCTGTGGCAAAAgttcctgctccccagcagatCCCATCTCCTCAGTCTGTCCCACAGCAACAAATGGTTCAGCCTATTCCAGCTCAACCACCTCCCTTGACCCAGCCACAGTATCAAAGTCCTCAGCAACCACCCCAAAACCGCTGGGTGGCTCCCCGCAACAGAAATGCAGCTTTTGGCCAAAGTGGAGGAACTGGTAATGATAGCAACTCAACTGGCAGTACCCAGCCTAACTCTGTCCCAAGTGGCGAATCCCATCCCGTTCTTGAAAAACTGAAAGCTGCTCATAGCTATAACCCGAAAGATTTTGAATGGAATCTTAAAAATGGACGTGTGTTCATAATAAAGAGCTATTCTGAGGATGATATTCATCGTTCCATTAAATATTCTATTTGGTGTAGCACAGAACATGGCAACAAACGCTTGGACAGCGCTTTCCGATCCATGAATAGTAAGGGCCCGGTCTACTTACTATTCAGTGTTAATGGTAGTGGACATTTCTGTGGAGTAGCAGAAATGAAATCACCTGTGGACTATGGCACTAGTGCTGGCGTCTGGTCTCAGGACAAATGGAAGGGGAAATTTGATGTCAAATGGATCTTTGTGAAGGACGTGCCCAACAACCAGCTCCGACACATCAGGCTGGAGAACAATGACAACAAACCCGTTACAAACTCCCGTGACACACAGGAGGTGCCCTTAGAAAAAGCAAAACAAGTGCTTAAAATTATTGCTACTTACAAGCACACAACCTCCATCTTTGATGACTTTTCCCATTATGAAAAGCGccaagaagaggaggaggtggtgcgGAAG
- the YTHDF1 gene encoding YTH domain-containing family protein 1 isoform X1, with translation MSATSVDPQRPKGQDNKVQNGSLHQKDTVHDNDFEPYLSGQSNQNNSYPSMTDPYLSNYYPPSIGFPYSLNEAPWSTGGDPPIPYLTTYGQLSNGDHHFMHDAVFGQPGGLGNNIYQHRFNFFPENPAFSAWGTSGSQGQQTQSSAYGSSYSYPPSSLGGTIVDGQTGFHNDTLNKAPGMNSIEQGMVGLKIGGDVTTSAVKTVGSVVNNAGMTGALPGNGGSSVNLPVSKPTSWAAIASKPAKPQPKMKTKTGPVIGGALPPPPIKHNMDIGTWDNKGPVAKVPAPQQIPSPQSVPQQQMVQPIPAQPPPLTQPQYQSPQQPPQNRWVAPRNRNAAFGQSGGTGNDSNSTGSTQPNSVPSGESHPVLEKLKAAHSYNPKDFEWNLKNGRVFIIKSYSEDDIHRSIKYSIWCSTEHGNKRLDSAFRSMNSKGPVYLLFSVNGSGHFCGVAEMKSPVDYGTSAGVWSQDKWKGKFDVKWIFVKDVPNNQLRHIRLENNDNKPVTNSRDTQEVPLEKAKQVLKIIATYKHTTSIFDDFSHYEKRQEEEEVVRKERQNRNKQ, from the exons TACAAAATGGTTCATTGCATCAGAAGGACACAGTTCATGACAACGATTTTGAACCTTACCTTTCTGGACAGTCAAATCAG AATAATAGCTATCCATCAATGACTGATCCCTATTTGTCCAATTATTATCCACCATCTATTGGGTTTCCCTATTCTCTCAATGAAGCACCATGGTCTACTGGAGGAGATCCTCCTATCCCATACCTCACCACCTATGGACAGCTCAGTAATGGAGACCATCATTTTATGCATGATGCTGTTTTTGGACAGCCTGGGGGTCTGGGAAATAACATCTACCAACACAGATTTAATTTTTTCCCTGAAAATCCTGCTTTCTCAGCTTGGGGAACAAGTGGATCCCAAGGACAGCAGACTCAAAGTTCAGCTTATGGGAGCAGTTACAGCTACCCACCTAGTTCACTGGGTGGTACGATTGTGGATGGACAAACAGGATTTCATAATGATACTTTGAATAAAGCACCTGGCATGAATAGTATTGAACAGGGAATGGTTGGACTTAAGATTGGTGGAGATGTAACAACTTCTGCTGTGAAAACAGTAGGTTCTGTTGTCAACAATGCCGGAATGACAGGTGCTCTTCCTGGGAATGGTGGATCCAGTGTAAACTTGCCAGTATCTAAACCAACCTCTTGGGCTGCTATTGCCAGCAAGCCTGCAAAACCACAACCTAAAATGAAAACGAAAACTGGGCCGGTAATTGGAGGAGCTTTACCTCCACCACCTATAAAACACAATATGGACATAGGTACTTGGGATAATAAGGGTCCTGTGGCAAAAgttcctgctccccagcagatCCCATCTCCTCAGTCTGTCCCACAGCAACAAATGGTTCAGCCTATTCCAGCTCAACCACCTCCCTTGACCCAGCCACAGTATCAAAGTCCTCAGCAACCACCCCAAAACCGCTGGGTGGCTCCCCGCAACAGAAATGCAGCTTTTGGCCAAAGTGGAGGAACTGGTAATGATAGCAACTCAACTGGCAGTACCCAGCCTAACTCTGTCCCAAGTGGCGAATCCCATCCCGTTCTTGAAAAACTGAAAGCTGCTCATAGCTATAACCCGAAAGATTTTGAATGGAATCTTAAAAATGGACGTGTGTTCATAATAAAGAGCTATTCTGAGGATGATATTCATCGTTCCATTAAATATTCTATTTGGTGTAGCACAGAACATGGCAACAAACGCTTGGACAGCGCTTTCCGATCCATGAATAGTAAGGGCCCGGTCTACTTACTATTCAGTGTTAATGGTAGTGGACATTTCTGTGGAGTAGCAGAAATGAAATCACCTGTGGACTATGGCACTAGTGCTGGCGTCTGGTCTCAGGACAAATGGAAGGGGAAATTTGATGTCAAATGGATCTTTGTGAAGGACGTGCCCAACAACCAGCTCCGACACATCAGGCTGGAGAACAATGACAACAAACCCGTTACAAACTCCCGTGACACACAGGAGGTGCCCTTAGAAAAAGCAAAACAAGTGCTTAAAATTATTGCTACTTACAAGCACACAACCTCCATCTTTGATGACTTTTCCCATTATGAAAAGCGccaagaagaggaggaggtggtgcgGAAG